A section of the Roseivirga sp. BDSF3-8 genome encodes:
- a CDS encoding RHS repeat-associated core domain-containing protein — MLAATGRRKRARRPRFYSTQYREYDPALGRFHAIDPMASKFATWTPYMYGYNDPVNANDPDGAQAAWRNLNNPVPIEMQFFSQDPIGGSHDAWRSNRVGLGSANHWSNKLHLEAKNYNVLAQRMSNKEFFVSSGITDIYGRVDKEREEEIEKEMNREAYAVTTDDGVIIYLDKSFHEDFKDPKDWYMAQPLDVFLNINRAFGLQPESFKWHKELTDANVNSAYVANIPFGIMERKGFFDRVKRTINIDITVDIPGYNNPKVRSRMAAKSANWALRQVMSNTFKKPSYDEVDLVFRIRRDFIKYMEADLQEEYPGSRVTLGLRQPEKAVIAVYYGSN; from the coding sequence ATGCTGGCAGCGACTGGCAGAAGGAAACGGGCTAGGCGCCCCCGCTTCTATAGTACGCAGTATAGGGAGTATGATCCGGCACTGGGGAGGTTCCATGCGATAGATCCAATGGCAAGTAAGTTTGCTACCTGGACGCCGTATATGTATGGGTATAATGATCCGGTGAATGCGAATGATCCGGATGGGGCTCAGGCGGCTTGGCGAAACCTCAATAACCCAGTGCCTATAGAGATGCAGTTTTTCAGTCAGGATCCAATTGGGGGAAGTCATGATGCATGGCGATCGAATAGAGTAGGCTTGGGATCAGCTAATCATTGGAGTAACAAATTACACCTAGAAGCAAAAAACTACAATGTTTTGGCACAGAGAATGTCGAATAAAGAATTTTTTGTATCCTCAGGTATTACCGATATTTATGGACGGGTAGATAAAGAGCGAGAGGAGGAGATAGAAAAGGAAATGAATAGAGAAGCCTATGCAGTAACAACTGATGATGGCGTGATTATCTATTTAGACAAAAGCTTTCATGAGGATTTTAAGGATCCCAAGGATTGGTACATGGCTCAGCCTCTTGATGTTTTCTTAAACATAAATCGTGCCTTTGGTTTACAGCCTGAATCATTTAAGTGGCACAAGGAGTTAACTGATGCTAATGTCAATAGTGCTTATGTAGCAAATATTCCCTTCGGTATCATGGAAAGGAAAGGTTTCTTTGATAGGGTAAAGAGAACAATAAATATCGATATTACAGTTGATATTCCTGGTTATAATAACCCAAAAGTTCGATCTCGAATGGCAGCCAAATCTGCTAATTGGGCATTGAGGCAGGTTATGAGTAATACTTTTAAAAAACCAAGCTATGATGAAGTTGATTTAGTGTTTAGAATAAGACGAGATTTTATTAAATACATGGAGGCAGATCTTCAGGAAGAATACCCTGGTTCTAGAGTAACTCTTGGGCTTAGACAACCTGAAAAAGCTGTAATAGCAGTATATTATGGATCAAACTAA
- a CDS encoding colicin E3/pyocin S6 family cytotoxin: MLAATGRRKRARRPRFYSTQYREYDPALGRFHAIDIAANLYNSWTPYQYAANNPAFFNDPKGDRVSLMRVMKERNYVVPWDRTEVAKDPGGYGVYSEGGWGTRESVENNNKYSPDSQPIHFRGRYGYFVTTHMDWYNEEGELTDSYVTGVRFEEETGGDNTKHAGYTPPPRTLPGFPDAKPAKRKSKRKRWKLPNGDILEWDGLHGELERYNPRGKHVGVWDPEGNQTGDPIPGRRIDPIVNSPNPKSDPWYAPSSETVEDILVGGVVLVGVGIIIFDIVTIPSGEGMIGVLMIKGVIGQ; encoded by the coding sequence ATGCTGGCAGCGACTGGCAGAAGGAAACGGGCTAGGCGCCCCCGCTTCTATAGTACGCAGTATAGGGAGTATGATCCGGCACTGGGGAGGTTCCATGCGATTGATATTGCAGCCAACCTATACAATAGCTGGACTCCATACCAATATGCCGCAAATAATCCAGCTTTCTTTAATGACCCAAAAGGCGATAGAGTCTCATTAATGAGGGTAATGAAGGAACGAAATTACGTGGTTCCTTGGGATAGGACCGAGGTTGCGAAGGATCCTGGGGGGTATGGCGTTTATTCAGAGGGTGGATGGGGAACCCGGGAAAGTGTTGAAAACAACAATAAATATAGTCCTGATTCACAGCCCATACATTTCAGGGGTAGATATGGCTATTTTGTGACGACACATATGGATTGGTATAATGAAGAAGGTGAATTAACGGACTCTTATGTTACTGGGGTTAGGTTTGAGGAAGAGACGGGTGGCGACAATACGAAGCATGCAGGGTATACCCCACCGCCTAGAACACTGCCGGGATTTCCAGACGCAAAACCGGCAAAACGAAAAAGTAAAAGAAAAAGATGGAAATTACCGAATGGTGATATTTTAGAATGGGATGGATTACATGGAGAACTTGAGAGGTACAATCCTCGAGGAAAACATGTAGGAGTATGGGATCCAGAGGGCAATCAAACTGGTGACCCTATTCCTGGTAGGAGGATTGACCCTATAGTAAATAGTCCTAATCCTAAATCTGACCCTTGGTATGCACCTAGCTCCGAAACTGTTGAAGATATATTAGTAGGAGGTGTAGTACTTGTTGGGGTTGGTATAATAATTTTTGATATTGTCACAATTCCTAGTGGAGAGGGTATGATTGGTGTGCTTATGATAAAAGGAGTTATAGGACAATAA
- a CDS encoding RHS repeat-associated core domain-containing protein, with protein sequence MLAATGRRKRARRPRFYSTQYREYDPALGRFHAIDPMASKFATWTPYMYGYNDPVNFNDPNGAQVAWRSLNNPVPIEMQFFSQDPVGGSQMAWRTTRVGLGSSNHWSNKLHLEAKNYNVLAQRMSVRQFLQFSGVSDVYGRKNEEKRKEIAESVGFTIRSKWNPIGGGAISYEEWLAKGGDPNDLDPNKIYTFFPGSWEFVGVDIQKRSNNKIASPAAIFWMVAAAEEILAALGVISGATYHANDRRSRKPNYLYEIYRYKGVTSLEEIEDWNNHEWENYEIVKYGISSDQGQRVENQVAYFNREAKALGQPYVYGYNILHNNIPGRYEALLLEKWYVTFYNYRHHRLPVFQRRPVPWY encoded by the coding sequence ATGCTGGCAGCGACTGGCAGAAGGAAACGGGCTAGGCGCCCCCGCTTCTATAGTACGCAGTATAGGGAGTATGATCCGGCACTGGGGAGGTTCCATGCGATTGATCCGATGGCAAGTAAGTTTGCTACGTGGACGCCGTATATGTATGGGTATAATGATCCGGTGAATTTTAATGACCCGAATGGGGCGCAGGTGGCTTGGCGAAGCCTCAATAACCCAGTGCCAATAGAGATGCAATTTTTCAGTCAGGATCCTGTAGGAGGAAGCCAAATGGCGTGGCGAACTACAAGAGTAGGTTTAGGATCTAGTAATCATTGGAGTAATAAATTACACCTAGAAGCAAAAAACTACAATGTTTTGGCACAGAGAATGTCTGTCAGGCAGTTCTTACAGTTTTCAGGAGTATCAGATGTGTATGGTCGTAAGAATGAAGAAAAGAGAAAAGAAATAGCTGAAAGTGTCGGTTTTACAATTCGAAGTAAATGGAACCCAATAGGTGGCGGCGCAATATCTTATGAAGAATGGCTCGCAAAAGGTGGTGATCCAAATGACCTTGATCCTAACAAAATCTATACATTTTTTCCTGGTTCTTGGGAGTTTGTGGGAGTTGATATTCAAAAAAGATCTAATAATAAGATAGCAAGCCCCGCGGCTATTTTTTGGATGGTAGCAGCTGCCGAAGAGATACTTGCAGCACTTGGTGTAATATCAGGAGCAACTTATCATGCTAATGACAGAAGAAGTCGAAAACCTAATTATCTTTATGAAATTTATAGATATAAAGGGGTGACTAGCTTAGAAGAGATAGAAGACTGGAATAATCATGAGTGGGAAAATTATGAGATTGTAAAATATGGAATATCAAGTGATCAAGGTCAACGAGTTGAGAACCAGGTAGCATACTTTAATAGAGAAGCTAAAGCATTAGGACAACCCTATGTTTATGGGTATAATATTTTGCACAACAATATCCCAGGTAGATATGAAGCTTTATTGTTAGAAAAGTGGTATGTTACTTTTTACAATTATAGACATCATAGATTACCTGTATTTCAACGTAGGCCTGTACCATGGTATTAA
- a CDS encoding DUF6443 domain-containing protein, translating into MFRILPLYIKLSVLSLAAILTFRPELARAQTDTLTLNGAAASFRQATSVRIEGVTEVDSVEKLTSSERSIVKVFSDGFGRTVQQSMLDVTPDGRDIVQPYRYLNNGTPVRGYLPYVDGSGEFFRTRATYNTSYEESEQYLFYQAQDADYATDEAPYAEARYENSPLGRMVISGSVGGAWQPDSGHAVLYDYRVATDADDIRYFDPANPHLSSREYTAAELQRIRVTQVTDEEGRVVRNFTGNSGRTIMTEQQYDDGLFYRTYYSYDLAGRLRYTVPPKAHEILEAAGGTWDLTSSTVSELLFSYVYDEEGRISEARFPDKAPVYYLYDPLGRTALVQDGRLRQEDKWTFIKYDRRQRPVYSGIWTSTKTRSQLQQDIDSYYSQGGIRYERESASGLHGYTNNVFPQVPESAVLTVSYYDHYDTDRDGNGRLASDYYEPGIVEGQEATAHERIRGMAVVSKERVLGTDDWLIKRLFYDEWGRVIQSQSNNHLNLQVQDISTVAYDFEGKPLRQETTVYGAADSVTTRDRFSYDHAGRVLQVHHQVNEQPEVLVANYRYNTLGQLIGKDLHGYQDNSRFFQAVDMRHNIRGWLTALNDASLDSVQTNALKDVFGFDLRYNEQEAGLNNEGRYDGNISAIVWKANNEISDNQPKRTRSYTFAYDDIGRLLSADYKGYENGAWNAEADAYDVNGLSYDANGNIEGLTRYAQLSDTSAATVIDQLTYNYKAGSNRLLSVSDASANAKGFIDGATLSTEYTYDQDGNLTQDENKAIDITYNILSKTATVTSDSATVTYVYSATGQRLQERVVINSDSAIIRDMIGGMVWEHKEGLTPALSYLPMPEGRLVKQDTSYRYEYFYTDHQGNTRVSWTPVETSQNQHLLTMEAGADEEGDYPKFKNVTTFRDGTQALSGASSAKVTNATGPYISIPVMKGDTIDASVYYYYDDQSTSSSSQQMLTSEQETGGSGNDFTFTAPLFTTTPRIPGTGDSQAAGGGVRFNLAALYPIGKALFGNKKESTSNLSISESTLSTAPAAYLELLLYDKDSALVSSQAVPVGSSTFWAQIEGTLTALDNGYVVVQLRSQDTQDVWFDDLQIDHRKPDRAVVLQENHYYPFGLQMEGVAVNTALPTDPNRKLYNAGSDWQKETGFYSTQYREYDPALGRFHAIDPLASKFATWTPYMFGYNDPVNANDPDGAQAAWRNLNNPVPIEMQFFSQDPIGGSHDAWRSNRVGLGSANHWSNKLHLEAKNYNVLSQRMSIRGFFQFSGITDIYGRVDEKREEEVIRATGKTYRFRWNPHGGGDATYEEWVAAGGDKGRLKKGVDYQYSLGAWELIGVGQQDEVHLSKSDYYDIIDGLVLNDGSILSKDDVHLTFQKLNYANAEYRGLIEGRHHINFDIKSYEKTKANIRALTIHEAYGHGIMKYGDDTKDHHKAFFAVIDSRYWADTTDSFKDNSVSVMWIYYHREVGFKRMPEKYHSMYDKYHKNE; encoded by the coding sequence ATGTTTAGAATTTTACCCCTATACATAAAGCTGTCGGTACTTTCACTTGCGGCTATCCTGACTTTTAGGCCTGAGCTTGCCCGGGCACAGACTGATACCCTTACGCTTAACGGTGCGGCCGCTAGCTTCAGGCAGGCCACTTCGGTGCGCATAGAAGGCGTGACGGAGGTGGACTCGGTAGAGAAACTGACTTCTTCTGAAAGAAGCATTGTAAAGGTATTCAGCGATGGCTTTGGCCGGACGGTGCAGCAGAGTATGCTGGATGTGACACCGGATGGCCGTGACATTGTGCAGCCTTACCGCTACCTGAATAATGGTACGCCGGTGCGGGGTTACCTGCCTTATGTAGATGGCAGCGGGGAGTTTTTCCGCACGCGCGCTACGTATAATACCAGCTATGAGGAGAGTGAGCAATACCTCTTCTACCAGGCGCAGGATGCGGACTACGCTACGGATGAGGCACCCTATGCGGAGGCACGCTATGAAAACAGCCCGCTGGGGCGCATGGTGATCAGCGGCAGTGTGGGCGGGGCCTGGCAGCCGGATAGCGGCCATGCGGTGCTATATGACTACCGGGTAGCCACTGATGCGGATGACATACGCTACTTCGATCCGGCGAACCCACACCTGAGCTCACGGGAATATACGGCTGCGGAGCTGCAGCGAATTCGGGTGACGCAGGTAACGGATGAAGAGGGCCGCGTCGTGCGGAACTTTACCGGCAATAGTGGTCGCACGATAATGACGGAGCAGCAGTATGATGATGGCCTGTTTTACCGGACGTACTACAGCTACGACCTGGCCGGTCGACTACGCTACACCGTGCCGCCCAAAGCCCATGAAATACTGGAGGCTGCCGGGGGCACCTGGGACCTGACCTCCTCTACGGTCAGCGAGTTGCTGTTTAGTTATGTATATGATGAAGAGGGCCGCATCAGCGAGGCCAGGTTTCCCGATAAGGCGCCTGTGTACTATCTGTATGATCCGCTGGGACGTACCGCCCTGGTACAGGACGGCCGTCTGCGGCAGGAGGATAAGTGGACCTTTATCAAATATGACCGCAGGCAGCGGCCTGTGTATAGCGGGATATGGACAAGTACGAAAACCCGCAGCCAGCTACAACAGGACATAGACAGCTACTACAGCCAGGGCGGCATCCGCTATGAAAGGGAGAGTGCGAGCGGGCTGCACGGGTATACCAATAATGTATTTCCGCAGGTGCCTGAATCGGCTGTGCTGACGGTCTCTTACTACGACCACTACGATACGGACCGTGACGGTAACGGCCGCCTGGCATCGGACTACTACGAGCCGGGCATAGTAGAGGGACAGGAAGCTACTGCCCATGAGCGTATACGCGGTATGGCCGTAGTCTCTAAAGAACGTGTGCTGGGAACGGATGACTGGCTTATCAAGCGCCTCTTTTACGATGAGTGGGGCCGGGTGATCCAGAGCCAGTCTAATAATCACCTGAACCTGCAGGTACAGGACATTAGCACGGTGGCTTATGACTTTGAGGGCAAGCCCCTGCGCCAGGAGACGACGGTGTACGGCGCTGCGGACTCGGTGACGACCCGCGACCGCTTTAGCTATGACCATGCGGGCCGGGTGCTGCAGGTGCACCACCAGGTAAATGAGCAGCCGGAAGTGCTGGTAGCGAACTACCGCTACAATACGCTGGGCCAGCTTATCGGGAAGGACCTGCACGGCTACCAGGACAATAGCCGCTTCTTCCAGGCAGTGGACATGCGCCACAATATCCGTGGCTGGCTCACTGCGCTCAATGATGCTTCATTAGACTCCGTACAGACCAATGCGCTGAAAGATGTATTCGGCTTCGACCTGCGGTATAATGAGCAGGAGGCGGGGCTGAATAATGAAGGCCGCTATGATGGAAACATCAGCGCGATTGTGTGGAAAGCGAATAACGAAATAAGCGACAACCAGCCGAAACGTACGCGTAGCTATACCTTTGCCTACGATGATATAGGCAGGCTGCTGAGTGCGGACTATAAAGGCTATGAAAATGGTGCCTGGAACGCGGAGGCGGATGCTTATGATGTGAATGGCCTGAGCTATGACGCGAATGGTAATATCGAGGGACTGACGCGGTACGCTCAGTTAAGCGATACGAGCGCGGCCACGGTGATAGACCAGCTAACGTATAATTATAAGGCGGGCAGTAACCGCCTGCTAAGCGTATCTGATGCTTCGGCCAATGCGAAAGGCTTTATAGACGGTGCGACCCTGTCGACTGAATATACGTATGACCAGGACGGCAACCTGACGCAGGATGAAAACAAGGCCATCGATATCACCTATAACATTCTAAGTAAGACCGCAACGGTTACGAGTGATAGTGCTACCGTCACCTATGTATATAGTGCGACGGGCCAGCGGCTACAGGAGCGGGTGGTGATTAATAGTGACAGTGCCATTATCAGGGATATGATAGGAGGTATGGTTTGGGAGCATAAGGAAGGGCTGACACCTGCGCTGAGCTACCTGCCTATGCCGGAGGGACGCCTGGTGAAGCAGGACACAAGCTACCGCTATGAATACTTCTACACCGACCACCAGGGCAATACGCGCGTAAGCTGGACGCCGGTGGAGACGAGCCAAAACCAGCACCTGCTGACCATGGAAGCCGGTGCAGATGAAGAGGGTGACTACCCGAAATTCAAGAACGTGACTACTTTCCGGGATGGCACCCAGGCGCTTAGCGGCGCATCATCTGCCAAGGTGACCAACGCGACGGGCCCCTACATCTCGATACCGGTGATGAAAGGCGATACCATCGATGCCTCGGTATACTATTACTATGATGACCAGAGCACGAGTTCATCCAGCCAGCAGATGCTGACTAGCGAGCAGGAGACAGGTGGGTCTGGTAATGATTTCACCTTTACGGCTCCGCTCTTTACTACGACCCCGCGAATACCGGGCACGGGTGACAGCCAGGCGGCTGGCGGAGGTGTCAGGTTTAACCTGGCGGCCCTGTACCCGATCGGTAAGGCGCTGTTTGGGAATAAGAAGGAAAGTACCAGCAATCTGAGTATTTCGGAAAGTACACTCAGTACGGCCCCGGCGGCTTACCTGGAGCTACTGCTTTATGATAAAGACAGTGCGCTGGTATCTTCACAGGCCGTGCCTGTAGGTAGCAGTACCTTCTGGGCGCAGATAGAGGGTACACTGACGGCTTTAGATAATGGCTATGTAGTGGTGCAACTCCGCAGCCAGGATACACAGGATGTGTGGTTCGATGATCTGCAGATCGATCACCGAAAGCCTGATAGGGCGGTAGTTTTGCAGGAGAATCACTACTATCCATTTGGTCTCCAGATGGAAGGAGTGGCTGTTAACACAGCCCTACCTACTGACCCGAATCGTAAGCTATACAATGCTGGCAGCGACTGGCAGAAGGAAACGGGTTTCTATAGTACGCAGTATAGGGAGTATGATCCGGCGTTGGGGAGGTTCCATGCGATAGATCCGTTGGCGAGTAAGTTTGCTACGTGGACGCCGTATATGTTTGGGTATAATGATCCGGTGAATGCTAATGATCCGGATGGGGCTCAGGCGGCTTGGCGAAACCTCAATAACCCCGTACCTATAGAGATGCAGTTTTTCAGTCAGGATCCTATTGGAGGAAGTCATGATGCATGGCGATCGAATAGAGTAGGCTTGGGATCAGCTAATCATTGGAGTAACAAATTACACCTAGAAGCAAAAAACTACAATGTTTTGTCGCAGAGAATGTCAATTAGAGGTTTCTTTCAATTCTCTGGAATTACCGATATTTATGGGAGGGTAGATGAAAAACGTGAAGAGGAGGTAATAAGAGCAACAGGAAAAACTTATAGATTTCGATGGAATCCTCATGGTGGTGGTGATGCAACATACGAAGAGTGGGTAGCTGCAGGCGGTGATAAGGGCAGGCTGAAAAAGGGTGTAGATTATCAATATTCTTTAGGAGCTTGGGAGCTTATTGGGGTTGGTCAGCAGGATGAAGTTCATTTGAGTAAATCAGATTATTATGATATAATTGATGGTTTAGTTTTGAATGATGGTTCGATTCTTAGCAAAGACGACGTACATTTGACTTTTCAAAAATTGAATTATGCTAATGCTGAATATAGAGGACTTATTGAAGGGAGGCATCATATTAATTTTGACATTAAGTCATATGAGAAAACTAAAGCAAATATTCGTGCATTAACTATTCATGAGGCTTATGGCCATGGAATCATGAAATATGGTGATGACACAAAAGATCACCATAAAGCCTTTTTTGCTGTTATAGATAGTAGATATTGGGCAGATACTACTGATTCATTTAAAGATAATTCTGTTAGTGTCATGTGGATATACTATCATAGAGAGGTAGGTTTTAAAAGAATGCCGGAAAAGTACCATTCAATGTACGATAAATATCACAAAAATGAATAA